The genomic DNA TATACAGAATACTTAATTGGGGTGAATATCCTGTTTCATCCGCATTAGTCGCTTGTAGCGGTTTGCTTCTAGTGTTTCCAATGTGCGTTTtggcattttttatttacaaactaCGTGTGTGGGTGAGTTCCAGCAAATGTCTGTAGtgaaacttatttaaatttaatattaaaaacaaaaaccaaaaacgaaattaattaatatgtatgCTCTCTACATGGAAAAATAAAGAGAACAaactattataataaaaattagcgAAAGCTAGTGCgtgtttttgaaaatgtttcgaATAAATTAAGTAACATCGTTTCGTTTATGacgttgaaattaaattttgaaaaatgaaaaaccaaaaagtatgaaaatactaaaagcataaataaacagcattttttcaaaaaattttcggaTAATTAACatgattaaaataaagaaaactatTTAATAGGCAAATCTTCTTTTTATGTAGTATTCATTTATTGTAGCAAGCATGTTTTTAACCCGCTTAACACAAATCTACACTATCGTTTATGCCATTTTGTTGACCACAGCCTGATGCAGCGACGAGATTTGATTCGCCCAACCGTCTACGGCATTGTAACGTGCTGCATTGCTATTTTCTTTATCAAGTTGTAGCACTTGATTAATTTGATCGATACGCCCCTGGATTGtgctaaaataaattaaattataaataaaaattatttatttatgaaaaaaatattattgattatACTTACTTATCTAGTATGCACGACACCAAGAGACTCTCAACTTCTGCTGCCTCTATTTTCAATTTTGTCGCTATAAATGGTATGCCAATATTTTTATACGGCCGTATCAGTTTGATCAACACCTGTGTGCGTATATTGCGTAGCAGATCTTCAATGTGTTCACGTATAAATTGGTCATCCATAATGCTTTTGTGATTTGTTTTTAGTATGGACTCGAATTCTGTAATGTCATTATTTTGATACGAAATAACAAGTTTCGTCATGGCCACAATTTCGGGATCTTGTTTATATGGTTTGGCCTCTTGCGAATCAAAGGGATTTATGCCGGACTTCATTAACCTGtggaaattacaaataatatttataattaataactttaaattaCTTATGAcataaattcaaatgttttagtatgttgaataaataaaatatatgtaatgtttttagtactaaaatattattacaatgtCTATCATGTAGAATGCGTTtcaatactatataatatatttttaactcacaTGTTTGCCAAAACTAAATACTTCAAGCAAGTTGTGCGTCGCGGAGAACCGGATTCATCATAATTCTTGAACGCTTCAAAGAAGTCTGTATGTGCCTTTTCGAATTCACCTTCTCTCAAATGCATCTTTCCGCCGCACTCACGTATTACACCCATTATAAGTGGATGTGGTATTGCTGATTTAATATGTAATGATTGTTCATATAAAGCCTTtagctttttgttgtttttctgtaCGGTATACATTTGAATCTCTAGTGCATATATCTCGAGCAATTGTGTGCCTTTCTTTAAGTCATCCTCACCATCGTCTGTTTGACATGACAGATGTAGTTGCTTTAGAATTTTTTGCAACTTGATAAAATCACCAAGATCAAAATATAGTTTCCCTAATTTGGTATTAGTTTTGAACCAAAGGCGGTCATTTTTGGCATCCTTTAACGCATCTAATGTAGTTTCATAAAACTTTTGCAAAATCTCCAtctaaaacattatttttcatattattttttagataatttcttaaaaactgaATAACTTACATTCTTAGAAGTGGAAATATAGTCCAAAATGGAATTTATTGACTTTTCCGAATGATTGCGCGTGACGGCgcttttaatataagtcaataGAAGTTTGTAACGCTCCATcatttcattataattattcTGTTAAATCACACATATAAATAGTCAATTTATAATggtataatttgaaatttgcctcaccaatttaaaatttatttttatcatttgcTTGAGCGCTTTGAAACCCCATTCTCCTTTTTCGCCGCCCTCTAAATCCAACACCTTCTGAAATGATGCCAGCGCGCCATTTGGATTTTCTTCCTTTAAGGCTTTGCTATTGTAATATTGATTTTCTAGATCCACATCTGGTTCCGAGTTGCTGTCTTCGGAGTACTCCTGCAAGAGCAGCCAGTAAGCCGgtcaaaaagaaaacattatttCACTGCTAGAACATGCTATAATTTAACGCAAATGTATGGAAACATACCAATCCATAATCCTCATCATCTTCACACATAAAATCATCTTCATTATCGGACATTTTGGCTATATATCAcctaatttataatttctttcaaTAACCCAATACACTCCTTTCTTTCACAGCACAAATTTTCCTCTTCACAACAAGCCATTCACAATAGTTAATGCTGACTGACAGCAAAAATTTGCTCAAACCAAGAATAACTTAGTtccattaattttgacaataattcaTATGTAGTTTTTAAAGCGTcttgtaaaaaattgtatttgtaagtattaaaaaaaatattagttctttataaaagcaataaaattttatagcaaGCGAAATCATTGTAGAGTCCTTTGCCTTAAAAAAAGGCCTagatcaatttttttattttaaattgaatgaCGAAGAGTTACGTTAAGTTACTGTCAATGACTGTGACGGCGTTATgggtatgcacatatgtaaatTAGAAATGAAACGGTTCAGTCCCAAATTTTGCATAGTTTCTATATCGACTgtgtacataaaatatattatagtgtGGCTGTACTACTTTTGAAGACGTCACTGTCGCTTTTTGATTTCGTTGGTGTTGACATTCGTTCCAATAAGAAAAAAGTGATCTGACAAGAAAAGCTTACAAGAAAACTTctataaatgtttttgttagAAATTTAAGCCACATCAAAATATTCCAATGTATCGtaatgtttaataaataaaaaagagaatgtctatttatagcaatattgtaaaatttattaaagtggTTATTGTAAAAGCGAAAGGAATACTTCTGTAGTTCAAGGCAACAGCCTAGTGAAAGCAAATTTTACATTCTTTTCTATAAAGTCAATTCAAacaagtcaatttttttttggatatatagcagacatataaatatatataataaagtatcaAAAATGCCTTCCGTACGGAAATACCGTCGCGAAACCACTGAGATAAGCTGTTGTTTAAAATATCTACTGTTCAGCAGCAACGTAGTTGTTTGGGTAGTTATATGGAAATGAAGTTATTGATACAGtcaattatttttctgtttttttttaagattgctGGATTATGTGTTCTGGCTGTTGGTATTTGGGCTTGGAACGAAAAAGATATGTTTAGTAATTTGGCTAAGCTAACATTTATAGCCTTAGATCCGGCCTTTGTATTAATTTGTACGGGCACAATCACATTTATAATTGGCTTTACTGGAAGCGTTGGAGCGCTACGAGAAAATACCTGTCTCTTGTCACTGGtaagaattttgtataatttttggtAAACTATAATGGAGgaataacaattaaaataaataatcaaacaaGATTTAATTAGGAGAAGTCAAGCGTGTAGTCTTCTTATTGAAGGCATAATAGTAGAAAATAagtcttaaaattttttggataaaaaagtattttagttgaagtttaaaatataattaaaaaacaacaacaacataaaattatttttcttattattttgacGTTCTCCTATAATGCATGCTTTAATAGTACGCACTGTTCCTGTCGTTGCTGCTGACATTTGAAATAAGCTTGGGCATATTAACTTTTGTGCTAAAGGACAAGGGTTGGGTAAGTTCATATCACTGGCAATACATTTACTActtctatttatatacatttcatAACTTAATTTAGATAAAAGATCAAGCTACCGAGGGATTACGTGCCTTCATAATTCACTACCGTGAAGATCCAGATCAGCAAAATCTCATCGATTGGATACAAGAAGATTGGTTGCAGTGTTGTGGTATTGATGGCCCAAAAGATTGGGATAGCAATAACTATTTCAATTGTTCATCCAGCGCCATAGGGAGTCGAGAAGCATGTGGAGTTCCGTTTTCATGCTGCCGTCGGCGACCAAGTGAATTAATAAAGAATAAGCAATGCGGCTACGATGTGCGCAAAGAAGGATATGTAGGtttagttgtaaaaaataagccTAACCAAGCAGTAATTTTCATCTTTTTACTAATGCTAAACTATTCTCTCACTAATGTTTTCTATTTGCTGTCTACTAAATAATGGAATcgaactttttaaataataatctcaCGAATTATTAAATACTGGTGTTGGGTTACAGCCGGTGGAACGACATATCTATGAGCGCGGTTGTTTGCGAGCAGGCGAAGATTGGCTGGAAGCACACCTGATTAGTGTAGCGTCTTCATGCATTTGTATACTCGTAGTGCAGGTCCTGTTGTACTAAAATCTTTTAGAGCTTAGcgatttattttatgctatgtGTTAacaatttatgaattattttatttttttcagttcgTTGTCCTActaatacttttattattatttatttttgtgttatcctagaattttgaaatatcgaAAATCATTTACGAAAAAGGCTGTGTACAAGCGGGTGAAGAGTGGATTGagcataatttaattataatttcaacCAGCGTTATTATACTTATTTTCGTACaggtttgttttatttaattgcaattatgtttttgacaaataatttacttatttttaaatccaTATAACTATAGcaatataacataattattgtaatttataatttttatttacagataCTTGGCATTTGCTTCACACAAAATCTTCGCGCTGATATAAATGCGCAAAAATCTAAGTATCACTGACAAATACCTTCCGCCGCGCCATGCAATGGCGTACCGCCAAGGCCCACTGCCATTTAGTTCGGCTACAAGGCCCGCCGCAACATGTGGGTGTAGTATGAAAGAGAATATGTGTGAAAAAGAGCGGGTAAGGTAATACACAGTAAACTAGTTAAACAGTTAAACGTAAGCTTTAAACTTCCGACTATTCTACCATTGTGAGTTAgagacatatatgtacatatatgccgaGCTTAGAGGAACATAGAAACATGCAAACAGCTTTACTGAGAAAGCAACATCAACTGAATAGTgatttaagctttttaaagtcCGATTTGTATGactttagttatatatttacacTTTTTAGTTTCTCTTTTTACATTACACTGTTTAATAAGCACTCCTAAATgcttaacaaatattaaaatctcCTACGATACATGCTTCCACtaattttcaagtcaaactcAAATTGCAGCTGTGATAACTCTTTTTGTCAGCTTTCAAAATACTCACCCAAACAAaacgaaacaaaacaaaacaaaactaacTTGACTTTTAACGATGCAACTCAAACTACGAAACAAACAAAGGATAAATGCTACATGCATAAATAAcacacctatatacatacatacatatatttttttattttcgcaacaACTTTGAAGCACTTGAAAAGTCTATTAAGTACAGCAAACTGTAACCTGATATACtcttttgttgctatttaaaCGCAATAAGTGAAGATATTACTATTAGTCCAGAAAAAGTATACTGCATAAGTAAATGTCTATTTTGAATACACTCGTCCTTATGTGGTTGGAGCGCATACGTATTACACGGGACGGAAAAAAGCGCTTACGGCCATCTAACTATTTATTAGCAGAGTCAAGTAAAGACTAACTGTGTTAATGCTctattcaatataaataaaaggctCAAACAAAAGTTATTAAGCAGATTTAGTCGTATGATTAAATAAACTCATAAGTGTTACGAAAAAGTACTCGTAAGTTCTGTTAGCTTAAATGAAACGCAAAAATCTAGTGATTTTGTGAGTCCACAATAGTTGAGTTAAAgtataaaattacttttacacgctaggaaaataaaataaaataaaaatatggcatatgacatacatatgtattagggtagggattattatattttttgttactattgtaattttattttggtaGAGTTACAGGAAAGaatatgaaatacaaaaaaagtcaTGCCTGATACAAGAAgacattaaaaaaatgcatacaatttttaacatattttcgctTCACCCCAATACATATTTCTAGATATGTAttaacatttgaaaaaaaaaaatgagttaGATATTTGACAGACGAATATTGTactgatttatatttaaaaaagtaataacaatTAGCTAGCAATATATAGTACTATTATTAACTAAGAGATATTGAAAAACTATTAGATATAAACTGAACTTACAAAAGGAATCTCAATTTTCAACACATAAATTCGGTCAGCCATGGAACTTTGATAAAAGTTTAGTTTTGTTTATCATCTCATGTTTTAGGGCTTTATTTACTGTCATGTTTTATGACAGGagtccaggtgtagaattgtctTTTTTACGCCCACTGTTACCACGTATGATATATTTTCACTGCCCGAATACAAAGAAATTATTATGGTATTAACCCTCAGTCAGAAATCTCTTTAATATAAGTCTTTGCCTTTTGACAACTTTTGCGTACaaagaaaaatttgatattatcttaaaagtgttttaaaaaaggttaatttaataatttgtaaagtaaaataaaaaaattaataaattgcatTCCAAGATatgtaagtctaaatctaaaagtAAGCTAGAATAATTTTCTTTCCTAAgtacttgtttttatatttacaattttttactttgtaaTGGATATCTAGATTTGATTGTAATGTTTATGAATTGTTATATTAAATGGAGAGCTTATTGTTTGTGTTAATGAAACAACAATTAAGATCGCTCGATTATTATCTGTAAGCATTAgttggttatattaattgcCTGCGATTCGTCAAACCCTGGAGAGTTGCATATTGAGCAAACAACAGgtaaaataatagtaaatatatagtataatctGGTATGTATGTCAATTTAGTGAGTTATTCACATACTTCCTTACATTAAATACAATGTTTTACATTGTTGTTACTCTAAGAAAGGAATCTTTTGAAGAGCAGAGCTCGTATATAGCGAGTAGTGAAGTGACGAATTGTAGGCGgttaattatatttgaaatatgttaaacattttctttcatGCTTCCATTATACTACAAAATATTGATTACATAAAATGTTATGTAGGTTATGTacacacacttttttttttagatagttataaatattgtatagtaTTTCGAAATGGATAAATTTCTCTCGTTTGCCAAGATTTTTCCTGTAAGCAAATAATCGTAAGTATAGCTAATACaacaattacttaaatatttttgtttgtcgaAATAACAGataaattttagaatagcaTCCCCCGATTTCGGCGTTAAAATGGGTGTGTTCTGAAGGAGGAAGCTCGCcagattaagaatatataccggtatatataatatatatatatcgcttTGTTAAACTTTTATAAGCATTTAATGCACCTACAACCGTAAAACCGAAATCGAGGTACACAAGAAGCTTAAAAActctattttaaaaattattttgattatgtatatttataatttatttaagatttaAATAGTTTAAGGACTCAGCTAATTTGTTGAAAGTTATGGAGCCCTTACGAATTATGTTGCTTATACaatcatatacaaatgtatacacataataagaacatagatacatatgtatatatgtatgtgctttaatgcatatgtataagcAATTTAATGTAATAAACGGAACAAATAAACTACGTAAATATTTAGCTAGCAAGGCCTTTTAAATTTGTGGAAATTGATTTCGGGCATAAACGTCAGACAGGTGAAGTTGCTtggtagaaataaaatattaaaattctttacAGATCGGTTCACAATTGAGAAATAACACAACTTTTTTTCTCTTAAGTGGAAACTTTAGTCATTGAAATTGTACCATTATCAATTTACTTCTTAGGCTTAAAAAACTAACAGGATGAAGAtcttttttgaatgaaaatatggCTTTATCCTTCGATTTCAGCCATCTAGAGCCAGCTCAAGTCTACTTTCCTGCTATGATCATTTTGCATGCggtttttaaaaatgatttgtttGTAGTAAAAAATGCTTTTCGGTGCCATACGGACCCAAGTGAGCTACGGCGTGAGCACCCCTGATCTAGAGTAATGAAATTTTGTGGTAACGGTCTTCCAATATTACGATATCATGTCGATAGTGGCTTCGAAGCCGTCAAAATATGCGTTTAAATAGTTCATATCGATTCCAACAATCTATCAGACGTATCACAAGCTAAGTGAGCCGAAGCGTTGCCTTggtaaaaaaacaagtttttcttTACCAAATGAGGTTACTTGGCCTTACTCTCGACATTCAACCGATTCAATAACGCACAGCGATAttcagttgtggaatccaagacagatttgcgtagttgttcagaattgcaaaccaattctgattttcagtagtgtcacagaatctgattggattttcgcctttttgaacatatgcaaaactaatattcgaatcagctatTTACTATAGGGGCAAAACTTGCAAACTAATAAATTTGATACatttaaaatactgaataaagtaTACTAAAGTTTATAATGGGTTCCGcttttttagcttttattttagtggaagaaaaaagcaacgaaaaaattaaaaggaatatattaagagatcacagtaatccatGCACCAGGAGAGTCGCATATGAAATTTGGTTTGCCTTTACttgtacatattacatacatacatatgtacttatgtttgtatacatgattactttacatatttatatcacattatcggctgaataaagacgcatttgggtgttgAATTCCgtttattacgttttgtaaatcctcttaaaatatctggattttttccataaactcaataattaagacattttgtgttttattcctatgttttcccctatagaaataacgaaaaattaaatcgtaacaataatataaattaatttcttaacttacatattaaatctgtcagcgactatcctttcgctttgtttctgataacaaaaccgatacaatttctgtttcgaacttcaaaccaataatatctgaattcatgacacctactataCGAGCAACAACCATTCAGCgaatatgtttttctttttgaacgaatttcaaaaaaactcgGCACCCATCGCGGACAAAGCTTTTccatttgtaaaaatttgtgaATGATATGGTGTTCGGAGCAAGAGTAATTTTGAGCCCAATAACTTGAGAACAATCGGAAAAATAGCATGCTACTTTGACGGTATTCTAGTTAAGATTAGTACTCTAAGGCATGGATAAAACATGATACAATTCATGTCCTTAAATCCAAGTATAAACTCAGACAAGTGTTGTTCGAAACAGTCAAAAAACCGAGAattttatgaattaaatttaattgcaatttacCGGTGATGCCAATTTTATGAAAACCTTTTCGTAAGCAATAAGACTAgtcattatttttcatttaccaacaatgtttaataaaaaatacttgcaATTATCAGAAAAACAAGAGAagatacaataataacaaagcgCTCTTTAATCAGCAATTATCCATCTAGCTGGGGTTTATCGTCGAGTGACACGGTATACTCTCCAATAGCCTCATTTAAGTTAGCTTTCTGATACTCCAAAAGAATCAGCGTATTCACGCCAACATTGAGTAAATCCTTAGGAAGATATAACGTTGTTTGAGGCCCTATCAACGGCCAATAGCGTCCCAAATTGAAGCCATTCACATAAGCTACACCCTTGCCCCAACCAGTTGGATTTAGATAAGTGTCGCCGAGATTTTCTATTGTGAATTCACCGTGATATATAACGGGTCCATTCCTTAGAATTTTGCTTTTTCGAACTACGTCGGCTTTTCTTTCGCTtttaaaaattgctgaaattgaCACTATTTGTTCGCTTTCCAAAGGAAATGAAGTGGTGACCCAATTCTTGAGTTCCTGTTTTTCACCATTGAAACGTTCCACTGTTACCGAACCTAAAATACCTTTTGTATCATTCATAGCTTCATAATTGATACGTCCTTGATTTTCAACTAAAATCTGTAGACGGCTACCCCAACCTTTGCTTAATGGCACCGACAAAATCCCATTTTTACGCGACAATGTACCGACCAACTCatcatttacaaatacaaaggcacGATCATGCAATTCGTTGACTGTGAGAACTGTGGGATCGATTTCCAAATGTGGCAATTCGGTTTCGTACAAAACCAGGCCGGAGTACTGATCAAGATTCTCAAATGTGAGCGGTTTTTCAGCTGACACTGGTTCGCCATTCGCCAATGTAGTGCGTCCTACTTCTGAGAGTAAATTAGTTAGCGGTTTTAGTGTTACATTACCGTAAGAAAAACGTTGCGTTTCTATGCAACCATTGCAACTTTCTTTGTTTGGCACGTCGATAAAATCGGCTATGACTTTGCGTatcatttcgaattttttagTGATATTACCCGCCTCATCCATTACGGCATCGTAATCGTAAGAAGTGATATCAGCTACGTAGTCTCCATAATTGTTAGCGCCAGCGGTGAAGCCAAAGTTGGTGCCTCCGAAGAACATGTAAAAGTTTACACTAGCGCCAGCTTCGAGTATCCGTCTGTAGGTAGAAAGAAAAGGtcaatttattgttaaaatcaaaaaagagatatatgtttttttttttaactccctCCCAATTTAAAGATAAATTGATCATTGAATAAAACAAGTTAGGATTGCTTCTGTGGCTCTGAAAACGCTATTTGCTTATTTGTAAGGAGGGTAATGTGAAACTATGAACAACTCGAAAAAGTTTTGGACGCATCTTCTCAATAGTACATCTTTCATTAtgcaatatttctttaaaaaatttcaaaaacgttactgattaaatttaaagttgttttcCTATTGCTCCTTACGaacaatacaaattaattaagaTGGCACGAAGATTTCGGCTTATGTGCCTGTGCTTTGTCTTACCTCAGTGAATCTGCAACCTCCATCCCATCacgtctttgattttcctctcCCCAGTGGGTTAACCAACCGGGGTAGAACTCAGAATTTACTAACGGTCCCGTTGGTTGGACGCTGCGCATTGCGCGCCAATGTTCATCGAAGTTGGAACCTGTGATTATTTATAACCATAATGGAagtgataaattttaatattattacaaaaatatactaaaactaATATCACCTATTCCAAAGTCAATCGTCGCATGTACGCCTTCAATTTTGCCACATTTTAAACCATTATCAGGTTGATCTGTTGTGAAAAGTACGGCATTTCcttgaacatatttttcagtttCATCGCGAAGCCAAAGCAAATGTTTTGCATCACAGGCATAAAAAGCTCCGTATTCGTTTTCTATTTGCACCGTTATAATTGGACCACCATTGCCGTAGAGAAATCTTTGTAGGCGTGGCATTAATTTCGCATACCATTTGCTTACCTCCAATTGATAGTAAGGATCACTGGTTCGCACCTTAATATCGGGATACTTGGTGAAAAGCCAATGTGGCAACCCGCCCTGCggagtatacatataaatgttttattagttttcaatatttaaatttgatttatagCTTATGTTACATTATCACGCTCCGCGCAAATGTATGGACCCGGTCGAAGAACTACGTATAAATCTTCTTTTTGTGCCAATTCCAAAAAGCGTTCAATATCAGCAATACCTTCCCAGCTGTAGACACCGTCGTGCGGGTTATGCAAAGACCACTCGATGTAGCTAaatccataaatatatatataattgtgatatcaattaattattatcaataaattttaatatcaaatcaataaaactttaatttaatagGCGCGTCCATGTAGCCTCGAACCAATCAATGGAGAAGTTTCGACTACGAAGAGCTTCTCCTCGGCTGTTAGCATTCCCTACACTTTGAGTGATCTAACCTTAACATATTGGCTTTTTTAAACCATATATGTGCGGCTATAtactgaaaaatttttaaagaacatTGATTCTATTAGGAATTTTGGAAAGTTGTACAATCATGGTTTAGGTTCAAGTACATCTTTTAGCACCTTCCGGGcttgcaataatttttgaattgtgCAGGGGTTTAGAACTTTATATGTTCAAGCATGGAAACTACTTCTTAACTTAACTGCACTAAATCATCGAATTTTTCTAATCacgtatttatttcaaattaaatttccttATTTTAGTtcaatgttaaataaaatattgacaaattttgtgtttttagaaaaccatataaacttttatactcACGTATCAATGGCGTTTAAGCCGGCTGCATGCATTGTCTTCAAACGTTCGGCCCATACTTGAGGCAAAGCGCGGAAATAATGAAACGAGCCCGAGACATATCGGAATGGCAGGCCGTCCATTAAGAAGGTATTGCCTACATTGTCAATGGTAAAGGACCGGTTAAGGttcttgaaaaaaaagtaaccgaaaaataaagttgattacacattagtatttatttaaaatataacttaCTAAAAAATAAAGCGAAGAATTTATATGTGGGAAAAGTTGGTAATTCTGGGATAAGTTTGTACAATGactgtgtttaaaaaaaaaattaagcatttttataattttaatttaggaTACGTaggttgctttttatatttcgggatttgatAACCCTAGTATTGctatctggcaactcacaactttatcgtaaagtttgacatttttgatgttatacatactcagaatgctatttgtgttgtttacagtaaccagtaacttaaaatattcgtctcggccaaaaaatggaattaaatcgcgaacaGTTTCACGCGATTATATTTTACAACTTCTGACGATGAAGCAATATCAAGGACCAGTGCTTATCGATGGTATGATGCTTTCAAACGACgtcgtagatcactccaagacgaatttcgtgatgatcgtttaaaatcagttgttgtttcggaaactattgatgctgtgcgcaaactgatgttgcaagatcgtcatgtgacctatcgtTGGATTGGGATAACTATAGGCATTAATTAGACCAGCATACATTCattattgcatgaacattt from Bactrocera oleae isolate idBacOlea1 chromosome 3, idBacOlea1, whole genome shotgun sequence includes the following:
- the alien gene encoding COP9 signalosome complex subunit 2 encodes the protein MSDNEDDFMCEDDEDYGLEYSEDSNSEPDVDLENQYYNSKALKEENPNGALASFQKVLDLEGGEKGEWGFKALKQMIKINFKLNNYNEMMERYKLLLTYIKSAVTRNHSEKSINSILDYISTSKNMEILQKFYETTLDALKDAKNDRLWFKTNTKLGKLYFDLGDFIKLQKILKQLHLSCQTDDGEDDLKKGTQLLEIYALEIQMYTVQKNNKKLKALYEQSLHIKSAIPHPLIMGVIRECGGKMHLREGEFEKAHTDFFEAFKNYDESGSPRRTTCLKYLVLANMLMKSGINPFDSQEAKPYKQDPEIVAMTKLVISYQNNDITEFESILKTNHKSIMDDQFIREHIEDLLRNIRTQVLIKLIRPYKNIGIPFIATKLKIEAAEVESLLVSCILDNTIQGRIDQINQVLQLDKENSNAARYNAVDGWANQISSLHQAVVNKMA
- the Tsp26A gene encoding tetraspanin-5 isoform X1, translated to MPSVRKYRRETTEISCCLKYLLFSSNVVVWIAGLCVLAVGIWAWNEKDMFSNLAKLTFIALDPAFVLICTGTITFIIGFTGSVGALRENTCLLSLYALFLSLLLTFEISLGILTFVLKDKGWIKDQATEGLRAFIIHYREDPDQQNLIDWIQEDWLQCCGIDGPKDWDSNNYFNCSSSAIGSREACGVPFSCCRRRPSELIKNKQCGYDVRKEGYNFEISKIIYEKGCVQAGEEWIEHNLIIISTSVIILIFVQILGICFTQNLRADINAQKSKYH
- the Tsp26A gene encoding tetraspanin-5 isoform X3; the encoded protein is MPSVRKYRRETTEISCCLKYLLFSSNVVVWIAGLCVLAVGIWAWNEKDMFSNLAKLTFIALDPAFVLICTGTITFIIGFTGSVGALRENTCLLSLYALFLSLLLTFEISLGILTFVLKDKGWIKDQATEGLRAFIIHYREDPDQQNLIDWIQEDWLQCCGIDGPKDWDSNNYFNCSSSAIGSREACGVPFSCCRRRPSELIKNKQCGYDVRKEGYPVERHIYERGCLRAGEDWLEAHLISVASSCICILVVQNFEISKIIYEKGCVQAGEEWIEHNLIIISTSVIILIFVQILGICFTQNLRADINAQKSKYH
- the Tsp26A gene encoding tetraspanin-5 isoform X2; this encodes MPSVRKYRRETTEISCCLKYLLFSSNVVVWIAGLCVLAVGIWAWNEKDMFSNLAKLTFIALDPAFVLICTGTITFIIGFTGSVGALRENTCLLSLYALFLSLLLTFEISLGILTFVLKDKGWIKDQATEGLRAFIIHYREDPDQQNLIDWIQEDWLQCCGIDGPKDWDSNNYFNCSSSAIGSREACGVPFSCCRRRPSELIKNKQCGYDVRKEGYPVERHIYERGCLRAGEDWLEAHLISVASSCICILVVQILGICFTQNLRADINAQKSKYH
- the Gal gene encoding beta-galactosidase, whose protein sequence is MLNTLKYKLVTVIELTFLLVSLNGCAAKNLNRSFTIDNVGNTFLMDGLPFRYVSGSFHYFRALPQVWAERLKTMHAAGLNAIDTYIEWSLHNPHDGVYSWEGIADIERFLELAQKEDLYVVLRPGPYICAERDNGGLPHWLFTKYPDIKVRTSDPYYQLEVSKWYAKLMPRLQRFLYGNGGPIITVQIENEYGAFYACDAKHLLWLRDETEKYVQGNAVLFTTDQPDNGLKCGKIEGVHATIDFGIGSNFDEHWRAMRSVQPTGPLVNSEFYPGWLTHWGEENQRRDGMEVADSLRRILEAGASVNFYMFFGGTNFGFTAGANNYGDYVADITSYDYDAVMDEAGNITKKFEMIRKVIADFIDVPNKESCNGCIETQRFSYGNVTLKPLTNLLSEVGRTTLANGEPVSAEKPLTFENLDQYSGLVLYETELPHLEIDPTVLTVNELHDRAFVFVNDELVGTLSRKNGILSVPLSKGWGSRLQILVENQGRINYEAMNDTKGILGSVTVERFNGEKQELKNWVTTSFPLESEQIVSISAIFKSERKADVVRKSKILRNGPVIYHGEFTIENLGDTYLNPTGWGKGVAYVNGFNLGRYWPLIGPQTTLYLPKDLLNVGVNTLILLEYQKANLNEAIGEYTVSLDDKPQLDG